One stretch of Rhizobium rhizoryzae DNA includes these proteins:
- a CDS encoding carboxynorspermidine decarboxylase, with protein sequence MIQTPYYLIDKSKLLRNMEKIATLRELSGAKALLALKCFATWSVFDFMRNYMDGTTSSSLNEVRLGHERFGKETHAYSVAYADYEIDEVVSHADKIIFNTIGQLQRFEKQSAGIIRGLRLNPGVSSSSFDLADPARPFSRLGEWDLRQVEPVMDLITGFMIHNNCENGDFDLFDKMLGQIEEKFGPLLKKAEWVSLGGGIHFTGENYPLEKFAERLKRFSGEYGVQVYLEPGEASITKSTTLEVTVLDKLYNGKNLVVVDSSIEAHLLDLLIYRENAKVHPNQGPHRYMVCGKSCLAGDIFGEFDFPNELNVGDRISIQDTAGYTMVKKNWFNGVKMPAIAIRELDGSLRTVREFSYTDYEESLS encoded by the coding sequence TTGATCCAGACTCCCTATTACCTCATCGACAAGTCAAAGCTCCTGCGCAACATGGAGAAGATCGCGACCTTGCGCGAACTGTCCGGCGCCAAGGCTTTGCTGGCGCTGAAATGCTTTGCCACATGGTCCGTCTTCGACTTCATGCGCAACTACATGGACGGCACCACCTCATCCTCCTTGAATGAGGTGCGCCTTGGCCATGAGCGGTTCGGCAAGGAAACACACGCCTATTCGGTTGCCTATGCCGATTACGAGATCGACGAAGTCGTCTCTCATGCCGACAAGATCATCTTCAACACGATTGGTCAGCTGCAACGCTTCGAGAAGCAGTCTGCCGGCATCATTCGTGGCCTGCGGCTGAACCCCGGCGTGTCTTCGTCGAGCTTCGATCTGGCAGATCCCGCCCGCCCCTTCTCGCGGCTCGGCGAATGGGACCTGAGACAGGTCGAACCAGTGATGGACCTCATCACCGGCTTCATGATTCATAACAATTGCGAAAACGGCGACTTCGATCTGTTCGACAAGATGCTCGGCCAGATCGAAGAAAAGTTCGGCCCCCTGCTGAAGAAGGCCGAGTGGGTGAGCCTCGGTGGTGGCATTCATTTCACCGGCGAGAACTATCCGCTGGAAAAGTTCGCCGAGCGCCTGAAGCGCTTCTCCGGTGAGTACGGAGTACAGGTCTATCTGGAGCCCGGCGAGGCCTCCATTACAAAATCGACGACGCTGGAAGTCACCGTTCTCGACAAGCTCTACAACGGCAAGAACCTTGTCGTGGTGGATTCGTCCATCGAGGCACACTTGCTGGATCTTCTGATCTATCGCGAGAATGCCAAGGTTCATCCCAACCAGGGGCCACATCGTTACATGGTCTGCGGCAAGTCCTGCCTGGCCGGCGATATTTTCGGCGAGTTCGATTTCCCGAACGAGTTGAATGTCGGCGACCGCATTTCGATCCAGGACACCGCCGGTTACACGATGGTCAAGAAAAACTGGTTTAACGGCGTGAAAATGCCGGCAATCGCCATCCGTGAACTGGATGGCAGCCTCAGGACGGTCCGTGAATTTTCTTACACGGACTACGAAGAAAGCCTTTCCTGA